From a single Micromonospora sp. WMMD1102 genomic region:
- a CDS encoding TraR/DksA C4-type zinc finger protein yields the protein MAKPAETRTAGRKSAPKAPAPKATRSAAETEKIRAALAARRDELRAEYDQTLSEITELQRDRLTDSAGDDQADTGTKTFEREQEISLANSILERITQVERALERVDEGSYGWCERCGNPIPVERLAAFPSATLCVSCKQLEERR from the coding sequence ATGGCTAAGCCAGCAGAGACCAGGACCGCAGGCCGCAAGTCGGCACCGAAGGCGCCGGCGCCGAAGGCTACGCGCAGCGCCGCGGAGACCGAGAAGATCCGCGCCGCGCTGGCGGCCCGTCGGGACGAACTCCGTGCCGAGTACGATCAGACGCTGAGCGAGATCACCGAGCTGCAGCGCGACCGGTTGACCGACTCGGCCGGGGACGACCAGGCCGACACCGGCACCAAGACGTTCGAGCGGGAGCAGGAGATCTCCCTCGCCAACAGCATCCTGGAACGCATCACCCAGGTGGAGCGGGCGCTGGAGCGGGTGGACGAGGGCAGCTACGGCTGGTGCGAGCGATGCGGCAACCCGATCCCGGTGGAGCGGCTCGCCGCGTTCCCGTCCGCCACCCTCTGCGTCTCGTGCAAGCAGTTGGAGGAGCGCC